The genome window CTAATCTAGACCTAAACAATAATACGTTGCTAAGAGGCGTTTCAGGTGGAGGAAATATCATAACAAGTATTTCTTTTTCCAATAACTCGAAATTAGAAACCTTAGATCTAAGAAACAATAAAATTCAGCACATAGACTTAACACATTCCCCTCTTTTATGGAGGCTTAATTTAACGTTTAATCAGTTGAATACAATAAATATTACTCAAAATACTAGTTTAGAAGAGTTTTTTATCAACCATAATAATCTGACGATATTAGATACTAGTAATAATTACAAACTAAGGAATCTTGGTCTAAGTAATAATAAAATTGAATCATTAGATATAAGTGAAAATCAAAATTTAGGCGGTTTACATCTCAATAATAATAATATTTTTACCATAGATATAAGCAATAATAAAAAATTAAGTATACTGGGATTGAGTAATAATAATTTAAGTGACATAGATTTAAGTCAAAATGTTGATATTCAAGGGCTTAGCTTATCACAAAACCAATTAACTGAGATTGATATACAATATAATATCAATTTGGAAGGAATTGACATCAGTAATAATCTACTAACGAATATAGTAACTACTAACAATCAAAAAATAGGGCTTATTAATGTAGAAAACAATCAACTAGTTTCAATTGATGTTAGCTTTAATTCTCAATTAAATGAATTAAATATAAAGAACAACCCTTCTATTCCTTGTAGTGACATAGTAGCCATTAAAGAACAGTTTCATCAATTGTTGTTTTATTATGATGAACAAAATTGTTCATTATAAAATAATTAAATATTGAACTCCCACTGTCGGCCATTATAAGTCTGCTTATGGCACAAAGCAGCCGAAATCATGGATTCCCGCCTTCGCGGGAATGACGGTGTATTTTTTCTATCTCTGTTAATGGCACAAACCAGCCTATTTTAGGCACTTCAAAACTGGAGGAGATTCAATCCAACAACATGATGGAATGACGACGCTTTTTTTTAATTCTAAGAATGTCTCACAATGATACTAAAAAGCCCTGAATATAATCTTTATATTTAGGGCTTACTTTAAATTGAGGTAATTGCTAACAGTAATTAGTGGTCGTGACCACAGCCGCCTTCAGCGTGTACATGGCCATGAGCAATCTCTTCTTCTGTTGCGTCACGTACTTCTAATATTTCAACATCAAATTTTAAATCGATACCGGCAAGAGGATGATTACCATCGACGGTGATTTCGTCATCTTCCATACCAATCACAATAACGGTTTGTTCACCGTCATCAGTTTGAGCACGTAACTGCATGCCAACATCTAAGTCTTCGATGCCTTGGAATAATGATTTTGGTACTGTTTGAACGTACTCATCATGGCGTTTACCGTATGCATTTTCTGCATCTACATCAACAACAAATTTATCGCCTGCTGCTTTGTCGTTTAATTCTGTTTCTAAACCAGGAATTAAAAAACCAGCGCCTTGGATAAAAGCTAGAGGCTTTGAGTCGTGAGAGCTGTCGATTAATGTTTCTTCGCTGTCCATTACTGCGTAATGCATAACTACAACTTTATTGTTCGCTATTTTCATAAATTTTCCTGACTATGTTTAAGTATTAATTTCTAAGATTGTTCAAGTACTGAATAAGGTAATGTCATTAAGTTAAATTTAATGCCATTGTGGTGTTTTAAGCGTAAGTTTGCACCTTGCTCTGTATCATTAGCAAGTACAGCTTGAATATAAATAGTGCCGTCATCGGCCTCATAGTGGCTAATAATGTCGCCACCTTTACGCCAGTTTTCACCCATTTGTTTTTCTAAAATTGAGCCGTCATTGATCCCTGCTTCTTCTTGCCATTTGGCTTCACCTTCACTTTTAAGGATAAATAATGCTTTTTTATTACGCCCTAAATACTTCATCCGTGCTACGGTTTCTTGGCCAAGGTAGCAACCTTTGCTAAAGCTTATGCCATTAACAAATTGTAGGTTTAACATTTGCGGTACGTATTCACTGACAGAGCTTTCGTTCATATGAACAAAACCGGATTGAATCTCTGTTAGCGTCCACAAGGTACTTGGAAAAATGTCTATTGTTAATGACTCAGCCAGTTTGTTAATACTAGCTGTTGGCGCAACTACCAAGTAGCGATTTGTGGTTCCGCACACATAAATAACAGATACTTCATTATGAGTTATTACTGGTGTAAAAGAGTCTGGTACGGCGTTAAAGTTGTTTTGTATAAATTCCACACCTTTGCTGCCCGTTAACGCGAGATAGCTCAAGTCATTAGCTTCGCTTATATCTACTTTGGCAAAGACACCAAATTTTTGCAGCTCTTTCATTGAGCTCGCTAATGAACCTTTGCTTTGAATGAGCAGACGGCGATCTGCATGATTAATTAATCGAAATGCGGAAAACATTTTACCTTTAGCATCACAATGTCCACCAACCAGTAACTTATTATTAGCTAATTGCGCTACATCACATGTCAGTTGACCTTGTAAGTATTTATCTGCTTCATCACCCGTAACTGATATGGCACTGATGTTATCAACAATAACGGCAAAGCTTTCTGGTAGTTGTTCAATATTTGGAAGAGAAGTTTGAAGATTCATAAGGTTCTACTATTGTTTAATTAGTATATAAATAAGGATTGTAGTGCTTAAATTCAAGCAATAACAGCAAATTTAACATAATTTGTGGCTAGTCAGCAGGTTTTTGAA of Thalassotalea fonticola contains these proteins:
- a CDS encoding leucine-rich repeat domain-containing protein; protein product: MTIRVQTTSPLKLFALLGFIFITACGGGNSSKERLKIADLDMDESLKRCIGYSRHSDDDPWEYADEIEKIECDHLDGIKGLHYLTNLKLVAIEDSGLTSIDLSENRQIINLDLSNNLLRTIDLSQQENLMILDISNNKISTLDLTDNSQLTSLYFSDNQIANLDLNNNTLLRGVSGGGNIITSISFSNNSKLETLDLRNNKIQHIDLTHSPLLWRLNLTFNQLNTINITQNTSLEEFFINHNNLTILDTSNNYKLRNLGLSNNKIESLDISENQNLGGLHLNNNNIFTIDISNNKKLSILGLSNNNLSDIDLSQNVDIQGLSLSQNQLTEIDIQYNINLEGIDISNNLLTNIVTTNNQKIGLINVENNQLVSIDVSFNSQLNELNIKNNPSIPCSDIVAIKEQFHQLLFYYDEQNCSL
- a CDS encoding FKBP-type peptidyl-prolyl cis-trans isomerase; the encoded protein is MKIANNKVVVMHYAVMDSEETLIDSSHDSKPLAFIQGAGFLIPGLETELNDKAAGDKFVVDVDAENAYGKRHDEYVQTVPKSLFQGIEDLDVGMQLRAQTDDGEQTVIVIGMEDDEITVDGNHPLAGIDLKFDVEILEVRDATEEEIAHGHVHAEGGCGHDH
- the ygfZ gene encoding tRNA-modifying protein YgfZ — its product is MNLQTSLPNIEQLPESFAVIVDNISAISVTGDEADKYLQGQLTCDVAQLANNKLLVGGHCDAKGKMFSAFRLINHADRRLLIQSKGSLASSMKELQKFGVFAKVDISEANDLSYLALTGSKGVEFIQNNFNAVPDSFTPVITHNEVSVIYVCGTTNRYLVVAPTASINKLAESLTIDIFPSTLWTLTEIQSGFVHMNESSVSEYVPQMLNLQFVNGISFSKGCYLGQETVARMKYLGRNKKALFILKSEGEAKWQEEAGINDGSILEKQMGENWRKGGDIISHYEADDGTIYIQAVLANDTEQGANLRLKHHNGIKFNLMTLPYSVLEQS